Below is a window of Peromyscus eremicus chromosome 22, PerEre_H2_v1, whole genome shotgun sequence DNA.
GAGtgaataaagggctggagagatggctcagaggttaagagcactggctgctcttccagaggtcctgagttcaattcccagcaaccacatggtggctcacaaccatctgtaatgagacccgGTGCCCTCTTATGGCATGCAGTCATaaatgtaggcagaacactataaatatattttaaaaatatatttttaagtatatattttatattaaatatataaaaatatattattttatatataaaagagtgaataaaaatatatattgacaCACAGCTGTGTGTTGGTGGATTATATGTATGAAATGAAGGCATTTAGTTCTGAAGTCATTTCTAATCCTTTTCCTGAGAAGTTAGTTACATGGAGTGGTTACAGAAATTTAAGAGATAAGAGACTTGTAAAAGTGATTATTAGTCGAAACTCCTACCAGCCTTTATTGAAACCTGATGCCTTTGCTTAGACCAGCTGAGGCCGATTCGCTTTGCATCCACTTGGAGAAATGTTTCCATAGAAACTGGCAGGGCTTTCTGCCGCCACTGTCTGCTCCGATCCTGAGGGACTGAGCGGCCGTCCATCTGAGAGGGCTGAGACACGTGGGCTCACGCGGTGCTGTGCTCTCATTTGCAGAGGCTTTGAAAGTGAAGAGGCCCCGTTTTGATGTGTCCCTGGTGTACCTGACTCGCAAGTTCATGGATCTTGTCCGATCTGCCCCCGGGGGCATCCTTGATTTAAACAAGGTGGCCACAAAGCTGGGAGTCCGAAAACGGCGCGTGTATGACATCACCAACGTCCTGGATGGCATCGAGCTGGTGGAAAAGAAGTCCAAGAACCACATTCGGTGGATGTGAGTTTCTGTCcgtctttccttccccttctccttaaCCTCTGTCCAGCCGCAGTGGCCTTTGGGGCAGAAAATGGGGTTTTGATGGTTCTCCTTGGGCAAAGATTGATTCCTTAAGCTTCTCTTGTCTCGAAGTGTACCTGAATGTGTGTGACTGCTCAGGTGTAAATGGGAACATTAGGTGTAGATCATTCCGACAGTGTGGAGAAGTTAAACGGAATAAGGtggttaattaattaaatttccCTGTAAGATCGTAAGAGTGAAACGTCCGATAAAAGggggaatttttaaaatgtgtttccttAGCGTGAATAACAGAAGACAGGATTCCCACAGGGCAGTATAGTACACAACCAGAAACCCAGCCCCTCTTGGCTCTGATTGGGTCTTTCTGGAGAGGAGCAGGCATCAGCGTTCTTAGCAGGAATACTGTATGACTGTGGCCCTGGTGAGCCGGCACACTGCCCTGGGTGTTGTGGCCCTGGTGAGCCAGCACACTGCCCTGGGTGTTGTGGCCCTAGTGAGCCAGCACACTGCCCTGGGTGTTGTGGCCCTGGTGAGCCGGCACACTGCCCTGGGTGTTGTGGCCCTGGTGAGCCGGCACACTGCCCTGGGTGTTGTGGCCCTGGTGAGCCGGCACACTGCCCTGGGTGTTGTGGCCCTGGTGAGCCGGCACACTGTCCTGGGTGTTGTGGCCCTGGTGAGCTGGCACACtgccctgggtgtggtggtgctggtgAGCTGGCACACTGCCCTGGGTGTTGTGGCCCTGGTGAGCCGGCACACTGCCCTGGGTGTTGTGGCCCTGGTGAGCCGGCACACTGCCCTGGGTGTTGTGGCCCTGGTGAGCCCGCACACTGCCCTGGGTGTTGTGGTGCTGGTGAGCTGGCACACTGCCCTCAGTGTGAAAACAGATTCAATGTCCAAAAGGCAGTTGCCAAAGAGTTGACATGATCAGGAAGGATCTCATGGGAAGAAAGCCTGAAGCTAAGACACAGACAGAGCGGCGTGTGCACAGAAAAAAAGCTATATACTTAGGAAAAAGAACTCCAGCCTTGGAGTACTTTAGAGGTGCAGTAGGCAGATGTAAAACCCAAAGATCATCAGAGAACTAAACGAACGGTCGAGGAACGGGCTTCTTGAAGGGAACTGGTTTAGGACAAAATATGGGCAACTCTGATGAGACTATTTTCCTGTACGGTACCGTGTCAGTCAttctgaacctttaatcccagcacccgggaggcagagtcaggtggccCTCTGTGCTCGAGGCTGTCCCAAGAAAAGAGGGAGGACGGGCATGACCACATAGATGGCGTTAAGGGAAATGCGGACGCTCTCACCAGCTCACCCTCCACAGACAGCCTTGCTCCCCTCCTGGCCGCTGCTGACGCCATGTCTGTTCCCCCTGCAGAGGATCCGACCTGAGCAACTTCGGAGCCGCGCCCCAGCAGAAGAAGCTGCAGGCGGAGCTCTCGGACCTCTCGGCGATGGAAGACGCCCTGGACGAGTTGATTAAAGATTGCGCTCAGCAGCTGTTGGAGTTGACCGACGACAAAGAGAACGAAAGATATCCTTCCATTTATACATCTGTCCATCCATACCTCTGTAGAATTTCTGCTTCCAGAGTAGATAACGTATTAGGGAGAGCTTGGGGTTTAATTTTCATATTCGGGACATAAAATTAGGCCCTTAAAGGTTGAAGTACATAAAAGTGTAGTGCCGTATcctcagacacacacaagcaatCCGTGTTGGCCGTAGCCTGTCTGTGCTCCTGGGTCAAGTCGGCGTGACAACGGTTGGCTGTGGTACACCCAGTTCGCCGTTGCTTCTTGACATTAAGGAGTGTCGTTGCTTGTTTTGGAGTCTCTATCCTGGGTGGTAGAATGTTTGTCAGCTCTTGTGAACATCAGGCTCTCCCTAATTTGTGAACGAGCTTATTTCTGAAACAGAACATGCTGCCACTGAAGTAGTGGCTGTGCTCATCACTCTGTGCAGAAGCCTTGTGGGGCAGGGACTGGGGATCCCAGTCCTTGGTGCCTGCCTCTCCTGGGCCCCCAGACCGTCCTGCTGTCTGTGAGTGTCGGTAATTCTGAGCCCCTGCACTCTCCACGGCAGCCGATTAATCCTATTACCACAGGGCAGATCTTGGGAAATCAAAGCCAAGGCTCGCTGTAAGGAAGAGAGCCAGAGCAACTGCACTAGGTGAATGTAAAGGATCTGGCGGCACCAGAGGAGGCGTCAAAAGGCGTTCAGTGACAGAAACGCGCTTAGAGGGAGATCGTGGGTGCAGGGTCGCGCCGAGAGCTCGCTCTGTGGATTCCTTCTGTTTTGTAGACTTTTTTCTCCTGCCTTCTGGAGGGTTCTTAACCAAACCCTgaatgctttgttttttttttcctcaagtttCCGTAGTAAGAGCTAGCACTAACTCTGAACAGTGAGGATTTACACTGGATATAGCATTGGAGAGAGTTGAACATAGTGCTTCTCCATATTTGTGCTTTTGCTTTCCGTGATTTCTGTTGCCCACAATCAGGTATGATCTAAAAAATATTAAGTGGAAGTTCTAGAAGAAACAACTTTCAGTGTGCTGTATGTTATAATTGCATTCCCTTATTATTGATTGATTTCCTACTTGGCCTGATTTATAAATTCAGCCTCACCGTAGAAGTGTATGTGTAGGGAAATATGTGCTATATATAGGGTTTGGTATTGGTCCGTGACTTGGGGCATCTACTGGGGATTTGGAATAtccacccaccaccccaccctaccccaaggACAAGGGGGTAATTTCCTTCGTGAGTTTTGTTTGTGTTCAGTATTTGGACTTGATTAGTATTTTTCTCCAGAAATTGCTCCAATCAGTATTTGGTTTAAATGaattctttgttttaaatattatagAACACCATAAAATCTTAAGAATTCTTTTTGAAATAATAGTTACCATGAAGTTTGGGGGTTTTTTTCCTAACTGTTTCCCTTCATTGTAAGTTTGCACCCCATAAAAGCTAAGCTATTCTAGAACCTGCATTCATGTAAGAGATAGTGATCCAGCCacgtgtggtggtgcacacctttattcccagcgctcgggagtcagagaaagatctctgagttcaaggctagcctggtctatttagccagttccaggccagccagagctaagtAGTGAGGCTTTGCCTCAAAGAAGCAGAGGGGCGGGGTTGGGGGTGGTGATGTGTCCATTCCGTCAGATCCTTGACCAGGTTTCACACTAGCGTACGTGACCTATCAGGACATCCACAGCATCCAAGCCTTCCACGAGCAGATTGTCATCGCGGTGAAGGCGCCAGAGGAAACCAGACTGGACGTTCCGGCTCCCAGAGAAGTAGGTAGCGCCACGCTGCAGGAAGGATTTGAAGAGGGAGGTGGGCTAGCTGCCAGGTCTGGGACCACTGCAGTCGCTTGACACCCGGGTTCTTGTCAAGCTGCGTACCTGTCAGCTGAACCGTGAGTCTCAGAGGAGAGCCAGGCACAGAGAAGCAGGTGCGCTTCAGGAGCCCACACGGTGACCAGCAGGACCAGGCCATGGCAGAGTTGGCTTGCAAAGGCTCTCAGCCATGCTGCTCCTTTCGGGCTACAAAAGAAACCTCTCTGTTGGCCTTGGTCTTCAAGTTCCAAAAGTAAGAGCTGGCACGGCCTGAGATACAGGGAACTAGCTAGCTACCAACTCACCAAAGACTAAGATTAAGCTAGAACACTGAGTCACAGATGGGGAGACTCTGTGTAAGGCCAGCCTTCGAATCTGCTGCCAGCTGGTCTAGGAAGGTTTGCATTGAGAGTAATTGTCACCAGAAGGCCACTTGATGAGGATGGAGTCCAGACCAAAGCTGGTGGCCCTTCTTGGCATTCTGACGGCCTGGTAGTTCCCATGCTGCTCATAGCCAGCCATCATACCATCATCGTGGTGGTTAGGATTATTCCCACCACCCTCCTTTCTTTTGTCCCCACAGAACACTGttcacatgagaccctgttatCTGACAGTGTATCGTCAGTCATGAAGGAACACTCAGTTTTCCCCCAGTCGGGTTCAGATTGTGACTCGGTGACGTTCCCTGGTCTGATCTGGATCAGACAAGTGTCCACGTCACATATTCAGGATGAGTTATTCCGCAGATGCTGAAACTCTGTAAATAGCCACTAATCTTGCAGAACAGCTTTTCTGTGGGGCATGGTAATCCAGTCTACAGGAATTAGTGGGGTTTGGTCTCCCCGTGCTCTGAGCTGCTTGACCAGAATTGCTAAATTGCGCTGAACCTTTGAGCACACCCAgagcctccctctctctgtgattGAGGCCCTCCGGGCTGGCTGTTCTCGGCCGGGTCCTGGATCAGTAGACAGACGTCAGGCTCTCGTGGGGTCACGCCAGCCACCAAGCGCAAAGGGGGTTGGCCCGTCTCCCCTGTCTGGTACCAGGAAGGACATAGAGGGTGAGAGTCTCTCTGAGAAGTGGAATCTCATCCAGAGAGGGCTGGGGCGAACAGTGGAGTCTAGACTGGCCTGTCCATGGGGATATGGAAAGGGTGGACTTGAGGAGAGACAGGCCAGCTCCCATTGTAACTGAAAATGCCCCTTACATTAGCCTCTAAATACAGGCAACCACATCTTCAGTTTCTTATGGGAAAACCATTGGAATTTGCTCCTGGGTAAATAAAACTGAAGCCAGAGGATAATAGTCATTTAATCTAGTTCTTCTCTGTGTATGACATTTCAAATTACACGAGGCATGTTTTGATTGCATCTTTTCCTCTTACATCTTTTAACTGGGCAGAAGAATAGCCTTTCTGTGACCTCAGTACCCCTGCACTGGTTTGGGAACCCAAACACCTTCTTGTACAATACAGTTGGGTACTCCAGAGTTCCCTCTTGACAGgggaaaaaaggggggaggggcatCCAGGGACTCAGCTGTCCATCCAGTAGCTCCAAGACTGTTGCTGCCTTACATGATTAAGTAGAGGTCTGAATTGTGGATGGGCCGGTAGTTCAGGATGTCGTGACAGGTGAAAACGTGATTTTCTCAAATGCACGGGAGGAAGGAAACCACAAGAATTGAAGTTAATTCACAAACTGTGATTAGTGGATGCCCATGTTCACCTCGACGGCTTCTGTGTCCCTTGCTAGGATTCGATCACAGTACATATCAGGAGCACCAAAGGACCCATCGACGTGTATCTGTGTGAAGTGGAACAGAACCACTCCAGTGGTAAAACAGCCGATGGAGGAGGGGCCTCTCCATCTAAAAGCAAACGTCCAGAACGCGCCGAGAAAGGTCAGCATGCCGACTTCGTGATTAGAGAAGCATTGAGGTTCTAACACTTGATCTGTAACTTGAATACATATCTTTAAAGTTTTCATGAAATGTCTATGTTTAATTGTGTACATGTTTgcctgtgggtatgtgcacatgagcacaggtgcccttggaggccagaggcatgggatcccctggagctgggcttACAGGTACTTGTGAGCCAGCAGGTGTGGGTGCTGTAAAGGAACCCTGGTCCTGGCTCttcactgctgggccatctctccagcctctggttaAGATATTTTTTGTGCCGGATGTAATGCACTCCCGTGATCCCCGCTGGGAACACTGAAGCAGCAAGATCCAAATTacaggtcagcctcagctacacagtgagagcctgtcccAAAACTCTGTGACTAAGAGCATGAGAGTCGatttggggggcggggaggcacCAGCTGGTAAACTCTGGCCAGAGAAAGCTGTCTGCTCTCGCTGGCCGGTGCTTTCCAACCACGGGCTGGAGTTGCCATCCGTTCTGTGAGCCTGAGGACATCCTTCCGTCCACTGGTGAGAGAGTAGGGTTCTTGACAGAGGACTTCATTTCTTTACATTGCTGGATTGTATGCCCAGCTGCTGTTCCAGCCTTCACTCGGAGTTTCTTTGTGTGTCTCATTTCAGAAGACAAGCCTCCTCAGTGAGGTGAAGAACCATTCACAGTGAGCGGCTGGTGCAGTACAAAGTGATGGAGGGGTTTGGAGCATCCCGCGTGGATGTGTTGTGTACTGGTGTGATCCTCAGCAATAAGTCTTCGTGGAGTGCGCTTGTTCTTCTAGATTCGTAGCAGCATCGAAGGCCAGCAGTGTCCTTGAGTAGCTTCCTGCGTAGGTCCCTGGATGGTTTCCACGTTCACATTAGCTTTCGATAATTCTTCACTGCCTTTTGTCAGTGAGACGGACCTCTTGCCTCCTGAAATCATGTCATCACAAAGAATATCACGAGAGCAGCCAGCCGGCCAGCTGGTCGTGGACTCGACCCTTCCCCGATGGATGATGGTGTTTGCTTCTCAGAAGAATTGCCTTACACTGGCTCACACTGGCGGTTAGGTGCTGTGCGCCGGTGAGGTGTACACACACGGCCGAATGTGGCGCCTTTGTACATATCTGTATCATGTCTAGATTGCTTATGAAATATGTCTGGGTGACACGTCTACCCTAGAACAGCCAAAATACTGTATATAGGAAAAATGACAAACAGATCTCTACTTCAGGATCAATAACTTATTAGAACCCTCCGGACGGGGGTGAGGGGAGTTTTCTAAAGTTTTACATGTATTAGTTTCACAGGTCCACTGTACATCTCGGTTCACTTAAAGTATTTTAATACGGTCCCTAGTGCTGCAATTGGAGTCGGATATTTCTTGATTCTTAAGCTGTCTACAGAGTCACGGTGTCCCAGTAGAATGGGGGTGTGCCTCAAGGCATTGGGGGCCAGTGCAGAAATGCCCTCTGGCAACGGATCAGTTCACCGCAGTGTGAATTTGGTCCTGGTGAAACTAAAAGCATTATCACGCTTTTTGCGAGCAGATTTTataatgtgtttctgtgtgccgCCTCGCTCCTCAGTCAGAGGGCCTTACCTCCCATGCACTGTGCTCCCATGCACTGTGCTCCCAtggattgtgctcccatgcccTGTGCTCTGCCCATGCGCCAGCTCTCATCCCGCCTTCCCTAGCGCCTAGCTCTTTCTACCTCAGTGGGTAAGTCATTTgcctctctctgtgcctcagtttactcagTAATTTACCACTAGACTGTGAGCCCCATGAGAAACCTTTTCATAGCTGTGCCCAGCACCTTGCACCACACCTAGTCCATATCAAGTGCCCAATAAATGTCTCCAAACTAGTGAGTGGGTGAGTGCATCGTGGGGCTGATGGAACCCGGCTGGTTGTACAGGAGTGTGCGGAACATCGTTGGTATGTTAAACCTCTCTTGATTTACAAAAGATGTGAAGCAACTCGAAATAATGACCGTGTATACAAGAAGAAAAGTAGGGATCCaaaattaaagtattaaaaaataatactgcCTGGTCCTTTTGACTTACAGTCTCTGCTGGTGTGCTTCAAGACTCCCAGAAACAACTGGTAATCAGTATGTCTGGCCTCCAGATGCCCCTTCCTTTTGTAGATATAAAAGGTCATTTGAAGTTAGCCAAAGAAAGGatttagcacagtggttctcaaccttcccaatgctgcaaccctttaagacagttcttcatgttgtggtgacccctcaactataaaattattttcgttgctacttcatagctgtactcgtgctactgtgatgaatcgcaatgtaaaatatctgtgttttccgatggtcttaggcgacacCCCCACCCCGGTGAAAGGGTTGTTCCTCTCCcgaaggggtcgtgacccacaggttgagaactgctggcttaGAGGCTACTCCGTTTCCTCGTTGGATGAGTTAGTGGAAGTGATTCGACAGGACAGGGAAGGCGTGAGGACCAGCCAAGTGGGGAACAGTTACACCGTAGACTCGttggaaggaaggggaaagttCTGGCATCCGTGTGTCGAGGCCTCGGAGGCCCGAGGCCGGGGAGGAGCTGAGCTTTGTAGAGGGCAGATGGTTCAAAccgggagaggggaggagggtccCAGGAGCGGGTGGGTCTGGAGAATAATGGGGGTAGGAAAGCTGCGGGTGGTGTCCCGGGGTGGAAGGAAGCCTTAGCGAAGGCGGGCAGGGGTTTCCGAGCCGTGGCACACAGCGGGCACTCGGCACGCGGTTAGACGTACATGAAATCCTGTGGACAAGAGCCTCTCCACGTTGTAAATGTGTCTAACTGAAGTGTCTCCGTcgctctgccctctgctcttgtTTGGCCTCTTTTAGCATTGATGAAATGGGGGTCCTACAGGCTAGTTTTCAGGCCTCTCCTCCGCTGCTCCCCGTGTGTGTGCTACTGACTGCTTCTAGTGCCTGGGCCACGCCCTCTGGGCTGCCGCGGGCTCCTGGGTCTAGACCTAAGGACACTGTGCCTGAGTGTCCGTGTGTCCACACCTGCTCCCTTCTTTCTCCAGTTATCCATGAGGAACAGTGGCTTTGTTCTTCCTCCTTGGGGCTTTCTGTAGAGTTTCCAAGCAAGTGTTCACAGCAGCCCTCGGGAAATGGCTCTCTACCATGTAGCCAAAGAAGGGAGTGATGGACGAGTGTATTCTAGTGTTGGGTCTCCGTGAAGAACGTTTGGTATTGTTCTTGCCTCCTCGAGTCAGACACCATCCCAAGAAAAGGGTCTGAGTTCTCTCATCAGTCAGAAAAAGGGGAACCAGAGGTTAAGGGTCCTGTCACTTTGGTCGACTCTTCGAGAACTTCCTGCCTATGGAAATATACATTGTTGTTTTGAGGAAATGGATTAGCCAGTCAAGTGCCTGCTGCATGGGTCATCGGCACCTGCATGAaatactgggcatggtggcacatcccaGTCACACCAGCCCTGAGGAGGCAGgaacagatccctggagctcattggccaactAGCCCAGTCCCATAGAGCTCCAAGTTCAGAGAAAGACGCTGCATCTAAAAGTAAAaaggagtcaggtggtggtggcgcacgcctttaatccctgcactcgggaggcagagccaggtggatctctgtgagttcgaggccagcctggtctacagagagagatccaggacagggaacaaaactacacagagaaaccttgtctcaaaaaaaaccaaacaaacaaacaaacaaaatggaatgTGGCCAAGAGGAacacccagtgtcaacctctgaccttcacatacactACACAACACGTGCGGACATTTTAAAAAACCATTGGGGGGGGCATGCAACTGTAGTTGAGTTAATGCACACACACTTGGACATTCAGCAAAGTCTAGAATGCTTTTGGTACATCACTAGGGTGCTGCTGACATTCGGAAGCAGAGGACGGGGGTGTCACATGATAGACCTAGGCAACAGATTTACCCTGTCCAGTGCATCAGTGGGGTTGGGTCAAGAAGCTCAAGTTAAAGCAATAACAAGCAGGTACCCAGTCCAATCCTCTGATGACATGTCAGGCCCACATGTCCACCAGCCTGAAGTTTACGTCCCCAGTCACCTCCATTAGTAACAAGATGGtttgtgtgagacagggtctctctatggagCCCTGACtattctggaatttgctctgtaggccaggctggccttaaactcctagagatccacctgcctctgcttcccgagtgctgggattaaaagtatggcCACCGCACCTGTCTCAGTGATGAGATCTTGACCTATCTCGGGTTTCTGTGTTGAACAGTTGACACACCTAGGAGTTCTGCTCCTGAAGAAGGGCAGGATAGAGAGAGGATGTAGTGCTCATTGCAACAGTTATCAAGGCCTAGTTCTCCCCTTCCAGG
It encodes the following:
- the E2f6 gene encoding transcription factor E2F6; protein product: MSQQRPARRLPSLLVDPAQETVRRRCRDPINVESLLPSKIRINLEENVQYVSMRKALKVKRPRFDVSLVYLTRKFMDLVRSAPGGILDLNKVATKLGVRKRRVYDITNVLDGIELVEKKSKNHIRWIGSDLSNFGAAPQQKKLQAELSDLSAMEDALDELIKDCAQQLLELTDDKENERLAYVTYQDIHSIQAFHEQIVIAVKAPEETRLDVPAPREDSITVHIRSTKGPIDVYLCEVEQNHSSGKTADGGGASPSKSKRPERAEKEDKPPQ